One genomic window of Choloepus didactylus isolate mChoDid1 chromosome 27, mChoDid1.pri, whole genome shotgun sequence includes the following:
- the LOC119521825 gene encoding zinc finger and SCAN domain-containing protein 4-like: MALDLRTSFHREPSRSDPGSENLEPEPTQRPGVQKGKGTSEFQSPQLSSFQNGNSRAKQELQRLHKYFHSWLKPEKHTKDEIISQLVLEQFVLNGQSRNRSSLQEKWDSSGRHLEKFMEDLTDDCMYPPGLVRVHMQGQEALFPENMPLREVIIHLTGQSSAETPTGQSVGTPCWDPRDTPLQTGQGDENKEDGSNISVKTTQVNDSITSQGNEVPSPIIIWEENCPKSEEGEISQQNSQNSGRAGLGSSRSQEGSPGGPSYDDVPMEMDPQLLPRPDQATPGPVPPQQSNKGKPRCEVIQERVHSSPKSYRCEDCSRIFRYPSQLDAHQRRHRNERPFVCAECHRGFFQISHLRVHQKIHAVEKPFKCSTCEKSFSHKTNLQAHERIHTGEKPYTCSLCKRSYRQSSTYHRHVRNHQKINLKSDPATPEASPATALTKDT; the protein is encoded by the exons ATGGCTTTAGATCTCAGAACCTCTTTTCATCGCGAACCATCCAGGAGCGATCCTGGGTCAGAAAATCTAGAGCCTGAACCCACCCAAAGACCTGGTGtccagaagggaaaggggacctCTGAGTTCCAGAGCCCTCAGCTCAGctcatttcaaaatggtaatTCACGTGCAAAGCAGGAATTGCAAAGACTCCATAAGTACTTTCACTCGTGGCTGAAGCCAGAAAAGCACACCAAGGATGAAATCATTTCTCAGCTGGTCCTAGAACAGTTTGTGCTCAATGGACAGAGCAGAAACAGGTCCTCTTTGCAAGAGAAATGGGATTCAAGTGGAAGACACCTGGAGAAGTTCATGGAAGACCTGACTGATGATTGCATGTATCCCCCTGGCCTT GTCCGTGTCCACATGCAGGGGCAGGAAGCCCTCTTCCCGGAGAATATGCCCTTAAGAGAAGTAATTATCCATCTCACGGGACAGTCGTCAGCAGAAACCCCAACGGGACAGAGCGTGGGGACACCCTGCTGGGATCCCCGGGACACTCCTCTGCAAACAGGACAAG gagatgaaaacaaagaagacggcagcaacatttctgtgaaaactACTCAAGTAAATGACAGTATTACAAGTCAAGGCAATGAAGTACCTTCCCCAATTATCATCTGGGAAGAGAATTGCCCCAAGTCTGAAGAGGGAGAGATTTCTCAGCAAAACTCGCAGAACTCTGGAAGAGCAGGGCTTGGCTCCTCCAGATCCCAGGAAGGATCGCCAGGAGGACCCTCCTATGATGATGTCCCTATGGAGATGGATCCACAGCTTCTCCCCAGGCCAGACCAGGCCACCCCTGGGCCTGTCCCTCCCCAGCAGAGCAATAAGGGAAAACCCAGGTGTGAAGTAATTCAAGAAAGAGTCCACAGTTCCCCCAAGTCATACAGATGTGAGGACTGCTCCAGGATCTTTAGGTATCCCTCTCAGCTGGACGCCCACCAGAGAAGACACAGGAACGAGAGGCCATTTGTTTGTGCCGAGTGTCACAGAGGTTTCTTCCAGATATCACACCTACGTGTGCACCAGAAGATTCACGCAGTGGAAAAGCCCTTCAAGTGCAGCACATGTGAAAAGTCCTTCAGCCACAAAACCAACCTGCAGGCTCACGAGAGAATCCACACCGGGGAGAAGCCCTACACGTGCTCCCTTTGCAAGAGAAGCTACCGCCAGTCATCCACGTACCACCGCCACGTGCGGAACCACCAGAAGATTAATCTCAAAAGTGATCCTGCCACACCAGAAGCCTCTCCAGCTACTGCCCTCACAAaggatacataa